From Hymenobacter sedentarius, a single genomic window includes:
- a CDS encoding fasciclin domain-containing protein → MSLFLLGGCAKNEEVAPSITNIAVANPDFQTLEDAAIRGNVALLLGNKNPNDGGNYTVFAPTNAAFARLGLTSAQDLTGLQQPFLRNTLFYHVFSGTLPGSALTPGSSSASALAGLQRRIIRRADNSLYVNGSKILGTDVRASNGLIHPIDKVLLATGADVLNSALALNNGDVFVKPELTFLVEAVLYCNLAGALTATPGSAPITVFAPTDQAFKDLGVLLNVPLNHPKDIRKLPVSVVTSVLLNHVVGGAQGSKFTSELPESTTVLSAGGAPVVLGAFNNGVLTVKGGGNGTNVANMVIPDVQCTNGVVHVIDRVLLP, encoded by the coding sequence TTGAGCTTATTCCTGCTGGGCGGCTGCGCAAAAAATGAGGAAGTGGCCCCGTCCATCACCAACATTGCGGTCGCAAATCCCGACTTCCAGACCTTGGAAGACGCCGCCATTCGGGGCAATGTGGCCCTGCTGCTCGGCAACAAAAACCCCAACGATGGCGGCAACTACACCGTATTTGCGCCCACCAATGCGGCCTTCGCCCGCCTGGGGCTGACCTCGGCCCAGGACCTGACGGGGCTGCAGCAGCCGTTTTTGCGCAACACGCTGTTTTACCACGTGTTCAGTGGCACGCTCCCGGGCAGCGCCCTCACGCCCGGCAGCAGCTCGGCGTCGGCGTTGGCGGGGCTGCAGCGGCGCATTATCCGGCGGGCCGATAATAGCCTGTACGTGAACGGCTCCAAGATTCTGGGCACCGACGTGCGGGCCTCCAACGGCCTGATTCACCCCATTGATAAAGTGCTGCTGGCCACGGGGGCCGATGTGCTCAATTCGGCCCTTGCCCTGAACAACGGCGACGTGTTTGTGAAGCCGGAGCTGACTTTTCTGGTGGAAGCGGTGCTGTACTGCAACCTGGCCGGCGCGCTTACCGCCACGCCCGGTAGCGCCCCAATCACCGTTTTTGCCCCCACCGACCAAGCCTTCAAAGACCTGGGCGTGCTGCTGAACGTGCCCCTCAACCATCCCAAGGACATCCGGAAGCTGCCGGTATCCGTGGTAACCAGCGTGCTGCTCAACCACGTGGTGGGCGGGGCGCAAGGCAGCAAGTTCACCTCGGAGCTGCCGGAAAGCACCACCGTGCTTTCGGCGGGCGGTGCCCCCGTGGTATTGGGCGCTTTCAACAACGGCGTACTGACGGTGAAAGGCGGCGGCAATGGCACCAACGTGGCCAACATGGTGATTCCCGACGTGCAGTGCACCAACGGCGTGGTGCACGTCATCGACCGGGTGTTGCTGCCGTAG